From Puniceicoccaceae bacterium:
GGAAAGGCCCCGCATGATCTGGGCTGCGGCGACGCCAGTGGCATCAATTGCGAGCTTCAGGGTGGCATCGTCCGTGCGACCTTCGCCGCGTTCGTCACTGATGGTCACATTGCGCTCTGCTGCAAGGGTGCGGATTTGCTGGGCAATTCCGTGACAGAGCACCACCTTGATATTCAGGCTGTGCAGTACCGCAATATCGGTGAGAAGGCTTTGAAAATTGGAATCTGCGATCACAGAACCATCAATTCCGAGCACAAAAATGTGATTCCGGAAACGTGGCACATACTCCAGAATGTCCCGCAGGTCGATCGGTCGAATGCTCATAGGTCGGGATGGTTGGAAAGGTCGGATGTCTCGATGATACTGCGGGTCAATTCACCCCACTGCATGCGATTCAACAGTTCTGCGGATGTGGGTTTTTGGTAGAGTTCGCGCAAGTCGGGATGTCGCATCACATCGTGAAAGCGTCCTTGCTGCAATTGAGCGGGAAGCGTGGATTCCTCAAGCACAGATGCGATTTCGGGTTCCTGGAGTAGCGTCTGCACCTGTTCGAGCTGGAGAAACGCATCGCGAAGATCCTCACGAACCGATAGGATGCGCAGGTGCATCAGGAGTTCATAGCGTGCTTCTGGCACGGGATCCCCTTGTTTGACCCAGTGCTCAATGGGAGGGTGATACAGGGCACGGTACAGGTTGACAACGAACTTGTCACTGCGCGCGACATGCTCCGGTAGATACACATCCTGCTTTTGCCGATGTTCGAGACTGCCTGGTGCTGGAGGGATGGCCAGATTCAGGATTCCGATCACCCGGATCAGAATCGCAACAACGATAAAAACCACAATGCCATTGCAGAGTCCGAAGAGCACACCGCCGATACCGGAGATGAGTTTCTTTTTCAGAGTGGGTTGCTTGCGAGTGCTCTTGAACAGAAAGATCGCTCCGGCCACGAAGAGAAAATAGACCAACACTCCGAAGATCAGATTGGTCAGTTCTATCAGAATGGGTTCAGGGTAGGGGATGAGGTTGCGGTAGAGGTCCAGAATGATAAACCCGAGGACTTTTCCGATGAAGTAACCGATCGGGACTCCCGCCAGCATGAGCGCGGAGCGTCCCAGCCCATGCAGCCAACCCTGCCAGGCTGAAAACAGCATAAACAGAGAGAACAAAACATAGACAAAAAGCTGCCAGTCCGTGATGTCAAATGTGGGCGCCATGGATGCAATGATAACGTAAGTTGCCTTTGATTCTTCCTTGATTTCCTCAGAGGGATAACGGATTGTCGACCGGATCGAAGCCAGTGAGGAAATCCGTCCATCCTGGTGATGTTTCAACATGAACACGAATTCCACAGAGTCGATTCTTTTGTCATTGGTTCTTGATGACGGTTCAGCTGAGGTTATCGTGAAAGGTTCATGATGAGAGGATGGCAACAGGCGCACGGGCGCCGCTGGCGAGGCAGGCTCGCAATGATCATTGGGCTTGGTGTCCATGCGGTGATGCCGTGCTTTCTGCTGGCTCAGAGTGAGGAGATTCCAGTCAGTCTGCAACCGATCAATGATGCTCACCGTATCGCGGATCAGGATGCAGTGCTCAAGCTCATGAGTGCAAAATCAGCTGTCGAATTTGGCTTTGCATCAATCGCGACGCCCCTGTTCGAACAACTGCTTGAGGAGAGTGAAGCATTGGATGCTGAAGTCGTGGAAGAGGCCAGGTATCACCTCGTTCTAAGTCTGTTGAACCAGGGAAATGTTTCACGCGCACGCTTACATCTCGACCCGGAACTCATCGGTGACTCACCTCGCCTGGCGTTGGCGGATTTGCTGCTGGCCTATGCGGAGCAGGTGCCGACCGATGAACTGGAGCAACGCTTGTCGACCCTCGCAGGTGTCGATTTTGGAGCGGATCAGGTCTGGTTGCCGGTGATGCGGGCCGTGATTGCGATTCGTCGTGGCAATCTGGAGCAAGGGCGTCGTATTGTCGATGGTGCGCTGGCAGAAGCTGCGACGACGTTTCAACGCTCATGGATCGAACTGCTCATCTGGCGGGAAGAGATTCAAAGCGGCGAAGCCAACGAGTCGCTGCTGATATCACTCCGCTCCCAGATTGAAAACGCGGTTAATCCTCTCATTGCTTCCCAATTGACACAGCAGTATGCCATTGTGCTGCATGCGCTCGGGAGAGACAGCGATGCCATACGGATGATCGAGCAACAGCTTCCGTTGCTGGGGGATGCCAACCGGGACCAGCGGGATCGAATGTTGATGCTGTTGGCCATTATTTCGGGCAGACAGTCAGGGCGCACACAGGTAGCGATTGATGAAATCCTGCTCAACGGAAGATCGGAACGCATCCGCTCCATGGCGTTCTACCACTGGTTGGCTACTTTGGAATTCTCAGATCCCTCGACTCGGCAGACACTGCAGCAGCTGCGGGACTCTCGTCCGAATGATCCATTGCGGCACGAAATCGCCTATGCCCTTGCGCTGAGTCATTTTTACTCTGGGAACCTGAATCAGTCGCAGGTCTGGACGGACAGCATCCTGGAGTCGGATGCCAGTGCTTCTCTAAAAATGAGTGCGCTTCGGGTACTGATTGCGGTTTGCTGGAGCCAGAATCCGCCCCAGTACCGCCTGGCAGCAGAGCACCTGTTGCGCTTGCGTCGCCTCACTCAGGTGGATGCAGACCGCTTTCGTCAAACGCTGCTGATTGCAGACAGCTATTACCTCAATGGAGATTTTGAGAACGCAATTCCCTATTACCGCGGATTGCTGGACGAAAACCTGAGTCCCCGCATGCGCAACGAGCTGCTCTACAAAATTACGGACTCGATGCTGAAACTCGGGAACGTCGATGGTGCGCGACCGATCCTCGACCGATTTCACGATGAACAACCCGCACTGAGTGAGCTGATCTGGGGCAGCGAGTGGAACTTCAACCTGCACCTGGTCAAGGTGGATCGTCTCGATGAGGCGATTGTGCGCATGGAGCAGTTGCGGGATCGCATTCAGTCCGTTGCAGGAGAGGGCTGGAGCCAAATGGCAAGATTACGCGTGGGTTGGTTGCTCGGCTTTCTCAACTTTCAAAAACAAGACTATGCCGAGGCAAATCGTGCAATTGAGCTGGCTTTGAACTCCTACGAATCGCTCCCTGTACAAACGCGGGAACCCCTTTCTGTACTCGGTGACGAACTGATGTTGCTCTCCGCACGATGCCATTTTGCAGATGAACAATCCGAAGCGGCAGAAGCCCTGATTGAGCAGATTCGTGAGCGCGGTAATTCGACTACCTCAGCGGCAAGTTACATTGTCGAAGCTCGTTTTCACCTCTCTCAGGGGGAAAATTTGGAGGCTCAGCGTGCGTTGACAGAACTCGCAGACCGATATCCAGACAGCGAATATGCACCAGTTGCACTTTATGAAGCTGCCATCAGCATGGAGATGAGGTTGAGCGAAAATTCGGATCAGGAGGCTATTACGCTGTATGACCGCATTTCCACGCAGTTTCCTGATCACCCGCTCAATTTCATTGCCAAACTTCGACAGGGTGACCTGCTGCGCAAGTCGAATCAGTTCGCGCTGGCAATCTCCTTCTATGAGAATGTCTTACAGGACTACCGTGACGATCCCAGACTGTATTTGGTAGAAATGGCGATGGGGGAGAGCTACCTTGCAATGGGTTCCACCCGCGCCGACTACACCGACCAGGCCTCCCGCATCTTTGAACGCATCTTTGATCGCACCCATCTGCCCATCGAACTGCGAATCGAAGCAGGGGCCAAGGCTGCGACTGCGCTCGAAAAAGTGGGAAGGGGATTTCGTGCACAGGACATTCTTTGGCGCGTGGTATCGCTGGTGACACTGGATGCAGGATCAAGCCAGAACATGGGTGCGTCTGGCAAATACTGGCTGTCACGCGCACTGCTGCAGCTTGCGGATTACCTCATTGCAAACGATGCCGCGCATGAACTGGATCGTCTGACAGAACTGGCAGACTTGCTGCGCATTCCCGGCGCGAATTTGATACGGAACAAACTATGAGCATTGATATTTCCATCATCCAGCAGGGCGGACCAATGATGTGGTTATTGCTGGCGACGAGTGTTGTCGGATTTGTCCTCTTTGTAGAACGCCTGTTTTTTCTGCACAAAGGACACATCAATACCAATTCCTTCGTGGAGGGGATCAGCAATATCGTCAAAAAGCGCCGACTTGTTGAGGCACTGACAATTTGTGAGGAAAATCCCGGACCCATTTCCAATATCATCAAATCGGCTCTACTCCACTATGATGAACCCAAGGAGAAGCTGTTTGATGCCGTGCAGACCGCAGCACTGGTCGAAATCCCATACCTGCAGCGCCGCATCGGAACCCTCGCTGTCATTGCCCGCGTGGCACCGCTTTTTGGACTGATGGGAACTCTGCTTTCGATCATGAATACCTTTTCTCAACTGCAGCAGGATGGGGCCTATGCGAATGCAGCCGACTACGCTGGTTTCCTCGCCCAGGCCCTGATCACAACCATCTTCGGAGTTGGTATTGCGATCATGGCACAGCTCGCTCATCACTTTCTGCATGGTCGCTTCCGTGCATTGGTACACGACATTGAATGGGTGGGACACGACATGATCCAGCTCATCACCAATCTTGACGATCTCGATCCGCATGGCGAAGAAGCAAAAAGAGACGCTTAGGTTCGAACTGGAGAGTCCGGATCAAGGACTCATGAGTCCCTTGAACCTGAAAATTGCTTACCAGATTCCAAAGAGCGAAATGGACCTTCTCCCATTTCTCGACTTGGTCATGATCGGCTTTCTGTTCTTCATGCTGAGTTCGCGACTGGTATATGCGCCTGGCATTGTGGTTGATTTACCGCGTACTCAGGCTTCGATCACAGACTCTTCGCTGGTCACGGATGTGCTCACCGTAAGCAAGC
This genomic window contains:
- a CDS encoding tetratricopeptide repeat protein, giving the protein MMRGWQQAHGRRWRGRLAMIIGLGVHAVMPCFLLAQSEEIPVSLQPINDAHRIADQDAVLKLMSAKSAVEFGFASIATPLFEQLLEESEALDAEVVEEARYHLVLSLLNQGNVSRARLHLDPELIGDSPRLALADLLLAYAEQVPTDELEQRLSTLAGVDFGADQVWLPVMRAVIAIRRGNLEQGRRIVDGALAEAATTFQRSWIELLIWREEIQSGEANESLLISLRSQIENAVNPLIASQLTQQYAIVLHALGRDSDAIRMIEQQLPLLGDANRDQRDRMLMLLAIISGRQSGRTQVAIDEILLNGRSERIRSMAFYHWLATLEFSDPSTRQTLQQLRDSRPNDPLRHEIAYALALSHFYSGNLNQSQVWTDSILESDASASLKMSALRVLIAVCWSQNPPQYRLAAEHLLRLRRLTQVDADRFRQTLLIADSYYLNGDFENAIPYYRGLLDENLSPRMRNELLYKITDSMLKLGNVDGARPILDRFHDEQPALSELIWGSEWNFNLHLVKVDRLDEAIVRMEQLRDRIQSVAGEGWSQMARLRVGWLLGFLNFQKQDYAEANRAIELALNSYESLPVQTREPLSVLGDELMLLSARCHFADEQSEAAEALIEQIRERGNSTTSAASYIVEARFHLSQGENLEAQRALTELADRYPDSEYAPVALYEAAISMEMRLSENSDQEAITLYDRISTQFPDHPLNFIAKLRQGDLLRKSNQFALAISFYENVLQDYRDDPRLYLVEMAMGESYLAMGSTRADYTDQASRIFERIFDRTHLPIELRIEAGAKAATALEKVGRGFRAQDILWRVVSLVTLDAGSSQNMGASGKYWLSRALLQLADYLIANDAAHELDRLTELADLLRIPGANLIRNKL
- a CDS encoding MotA/TolQ/ExbB proton channel family protein — encoded protein: MSIDISIIQQGGPMMWLLLATSVVGFVLFVERLFFLHKGHINTNSFVEGISNIVKKRRLVEALTICEENPGPISNIIKSALLHYDEPKEKLFDAVQTAALVEIPYLQRRIGTLAVIARVAPLFGLMGTLLSIMNTFSQLQQDGAYANAADYAGFLAQALITTIFGVGIAIMAQLAHHFLHGRFRALVHDIEWVGHDMIQLITNLDDLDPHGEEAKRDA